A genomic region of Metopolophium dirhodum isolate CAU chromosome 1, ASM1992520v1, whole genome shotgun sequence contains the following coding sequences:
- the LOC132939335 gene encoding atypical protein kinase C-like encodes MGIFCSCSKLQENENNLSAFCKFCQTQFGGIGWQRFKSNQCKSHKNKNLHQLDKNNCTNDSVVSDDTKGDCQTSLSTFWSDIALADTNSFSDQNDVIDQPADSVPVENPEAGEAEVGVLCQYSIEDFELMKIIGDGTYATVFMVEHKRSQCTYAMKVIEKERAAKNIDINWVQNERNVFITVAECSFFVALHCCFQTTSQLFFVMEFVRGGDLLYFMKRKRRLTENHARFYTAEISLALNFLHTKGIIYRDLKLENVLLDHEGHIKLADYGLCTNLKWPGEKIDSLCGTANYIAPEIIRFEPYGFSVDWWALGIILYEMLVGKSPFDIKEVPPNEDYNTITFTRILYNPLSIPKYLSGEATCVLKGLLNKNAVDRLGCFGDVKDCPFFKSIDWKMLEQKKIQPNYIPQLDSDRDLTNFSSDFTDKPVHLKPDDQ; translated from the exons atgggAATATTTTGCAGTTGTTCTAAACTtcaagaaaatgaaaataattta agtGCATTTTGCAAGTTTTGTCAAACCCAATTTGGGGGGATAGGATGGCAAAGATTCAAAAGTAATCAATGCAAATcgcataaaaacaaaaaccttcATCagcttgataaaaataattgcacgAATGATTCCGTAGTTAGTGATGACACCAAAGGAGACTGTCAAACAtctttaa gtacattttgGTCTGATATTGCTTTGGCAGATACaaatagtttttctgatcaAAATGATGTTATTGATCAACCAGCTGATTCTGTACCTGTTGAAAATCCAGAAG CAGGTGAGGCAGAAGTTGGAGTTTTATGTCAATATTCTATTGAAGACTTTGAACTAATGAAGATTATTGGTGATGGTACTTATGCCACGGTGTTCATGGTTGAACATAAAAGAAGCCAATGCACCTATGCTATGAAAGTTATAGAAAAAGAACGTGCCGCTAagaatata gaTATTAACTGGGTACAAAACGaaagaaatgtttttataactGTCGCTGAATGCTCATTTTTTGTTGCTCTCCATTGTTGCTTCCAAACAACCAGCCAATTATTCTTTGTGATGGAATTTGTTCGTGGAGGTGACttgttgtattttatgaaaAGAAAAAGAAGATTGACCGAAAATCATGCTAGATTTTATACAGCAGAAATTAGTTTAGCTTTGAACTTTTTACATACTAAAG GTATAATATATCGagatttaaaattagaaaatgtacTACTTGATCATGAGGGTCATATAAAATTGGCGGATTATGGATTGTGTACAAATCTAAAATGGCCTGGAGAAAAAATAGATTCATTATGCGGAACTGCAAATTATATAGCCCCGGAAATTATAAGATTTGAACCATATGGatttag tgTGGATTGGTGGGCTTTAGgaattattttgtatgaaatGTTGGTTGGAAAAAGTCCATTTGATATTAAAGAAGTACCACCTAATGAAGATTACAATACCATTACATTCAcaa ggaTTTTATATAACCCTCTGAGTATTCCAAAATACCTTTCTGGTGAAGCAACTTGTGTCTTAAAGggacttttaaataaaaatgctgTTGACCGTTTGGGTTGCTTCGGTGATGTTAAAGATTGcccattttttaaatctattgatTGGAAAATG ttGGAACAAAAGAAAATTCAGCCTAATTATATACCACAACTAGATTCTGATCGTGACCTTACCAATTTCTCATCAGACTTTACAGACAAACCTGTACATTTGAAACCTGATGATCAGTAA